CCTGAACACGAACCAACAGCATACCTCTCGGAGGCTTGCTAGATGATTATCAGCGCAGCAAGAACGTGACCGAGTTCCACGGCCAGCCGTTTGACCTGGTCGTGACCGTGTGTGACAACGCGGCTGCCGCATGTCCGTCGTTCCCGGGTGCCAAATGCCGAGTGCATTGGCCGTTCGAGGATCCTCCCCATTTGCCAGGCGATGATGAGGCGAAACTGGTTGTCTGGCGACGGGTGCGCGACCAGATCCGGGCACGGGTCGGGGAATATCTGCGCGAGCAGGAGAAGGCGGCGATTCAGGGAGGATAAACGTGTCGGACAAGATTATCAGAACCGTGCAGTCGAAGTATGCGGCGGTCGCGGGCAGCGGCCTGTCGAGCCGGCAGGATGGGGTGCGGCAGGTGGCCGAGGCTTTTGGTTACAGTGCAGATGACCTAGCGGCCATCCCGGCCGAGGCGAACATGGGCTTGTCGTGCGGCAACCCGACGGCATTTGCCAGCCTCAAGCCCGGCGAAACCGTGGTCGACCTGGGCTGCGGCGGCGGGTTGGACGTGCTGCTGGCGGCCCCCAAGGTCGGGCCGACAGGCAAAGTCATCGGCATCGACATGACACCGGAGATGATTGAGCTGGCCCGCAAGAACGCGGCTCGATCGGCAGGCGGCAAGATGCCCGCGAATGTCGAGTTTCATCTGGCGACCATTGACCGGCTGCCCTTGCCGGACGCTTCGGTTGATTGCGTGATCAGCAATTGTGTTATCAATCTGGCCCCTGACAAGCGGGCGGTGTTTCGCGAAGTTTCCCGGGTGCTCAAGCCCGGCGGGCGGCTGGCGGTCAGCGATATTGCGCTCAAGAAGCAATTGCCCAAGGCGGTCGCCGAGGATGTGATGGCGTACGTGGGGTGCATCGCCGGGGCGATCCTCATCGCGGATTACGAGGCCGGTTTGCGCGAGTCGGGTTTCGCCCATGTCCAGGTGATCGACAGCGGTGCGGATCTGAACGCATACGCGAAGGTCGAGAATTCATCGGGATGCTGCTCGCCGACACCGAGCCTCCCCGTCGCCAACCAGCCCGCCCGATCGGGTTGTTGCTGCCCGAAGCCCGCTGACTGCGGCTCTGGGGATCTTCACAAGGGAATGGCCCAGTTGCTGAGCCGCTACAACATCAACGATTATGCCGCGAGCGTGAAGGTCTATGCTGTCAAGCCTGGTAATTGATCGAGGCAAGCGGCTGCAAATGCAGGATTTGAATAGCGAACAGGAGCAAGAGCGATGTCAAGTGGACTGACCAAGAAACTGTCCTTCCTGGATCGTTACCTGACGCTGTGGATCTTCTTGGCCATGGGCGTTGGAGTACTCCTGGGTTATTTCTTGCCCGGCGTCGGCGAGTGGATCAGTTCGCTTCGGCCCGAGGGCACGCAGACCAGCATCCCGATTGCCATTGGCCTAATTCTGATGATGTACCCGCCGCTGGCCAAGGTGAAGTACGAGGAATTGGGCGACGTTTTCCGTAACATCAAGATCCTGGGTCTGTCGCTGCTGCAGAACTGGGTCATCGGACCGATCCTGATGTTCCTGCTCGCGATTGTGTTCCTTCGCGGGCAACCGGAATTCATGATCGGTCTGATTATGATCGGTCTGGCGCGCTGCATCGCAATGGTCATTGTCTGGAATGATCTGGCTAAGGGAGATACGGAGTACGCTGCCGGCCTCGTGGCCTTCAACTCGATCTTTCAGGTCCTGTTCTACAGCGTATACGCGTGGCTGTTCATCACTGTCCTGCCGCCGTTGCTGGGACTGCAAGGAGCGGACACATCCGGGATCACTATCGGCCAGATCGCCGAGAGTGTATTCATCTATCTGGGAGTTCCATTCCTGGCCGGCATGCTGACTCGTCTTGTGCTCGTCAAAACCAAGGGCAAGGAGTGGTATCACGGCAGGTTCATTCCGAAGATTTCGCCGATTACGCTGATTGCCCTGCTATTCACCATCGTGGTGATGTTTTCGATGCAGGGTCAGAAGATTATCACCAAGCCCGGTGATGTCCTATTGATCGCCGTGCCGCTCCTGATCTACTTCGTGGTGATGTTCCTAGTCAGTTTCTGGATGGGCAAGAAGGCTGGGGCCGGCTACGCGAAATCCGCAACGCTGTCTTTTACCGCCGCCAGCAACAACTTCGAGCTGGCCATCGCTGTGGCGGTCGGCGTGTTCGGCATCAATCACGGCGCGGCCTTCGCGGCCGTGATCGGCCCGCTGGTCGAGGTGCCCGTGCTGATCAGCCTGGTCAACGTTGCGTTCTACCTGCGGCGTAGATGGTTTGCCCTGGTGCCGCAATCTGCGGCATCGCAAGCCGCAGACTCAAGAACCTGTCCGAAAAGCGACGGGGCCGGGTGGTAAGGCGGCGTCGAGGTCGCCGCAGCGGACGCGACCTGCCGTATTGGTGAGCGAGGAGCGGCAGGTCTCCGACCGTGCCCTACTTCGGCAGCTTGTAGCTCCACATTGCCCGCGCGCCCTTGCGCCATTCTTGCGAAGGCATTCTAACGTTTTCGGCCAGCGCCTTCTGCCCCTCGGGCGTCGACATGGCCTCGATCAGCTTCTCCTTGAACAGCCGCATTTCCCGCTTCTGCGTCTCGGTGGCAAAGCCGTCGCACTGGTAATCCTCCCAGAGAATGCCCGGAATGCCGCCGGACTCATGAACGGCGGTGAACCAGGGGTACAGTGCCGTCAGGCAGTGCATCATGTAGCCCTTTCGCGGTTCGGGCAGATTGTAGTGGATCTGGTACTCGGTTCCGTATCGCTCGTTAATGGCGATGTCGCGCATGTTGTCGAACTGAGGGAAGTACGATGGGATGATGCCCTGCTCGACGGCCATCCGCACGAGCCGGCGCAATTCGCTCGGGGTATACGGCACGGTCGTGTAATCCGAGTGGTAGCGGATCAGGCCGGACTTCTGCAGCATACCGGCGATGGCTGCGCAGCGCCGCTGGCTGTAGTAGACGTGCCGCATGTGTGGGTTGGGGTCGGTGGGATCGATGCCGTCGACCAATACGTTGCCGCCTTCGGTTCGCAGGCAGATGACCGCCTGCGGGATCTCCCTCCTAACCAGGGCCAGCGTGTCACGGTAGTTGCTGACGCGGAGCTCGGTGCGAAACTCATCCAGATCGCAGACGGCCTGGTTCCAGTCGCGGAAGGCATGCTTCGGGTCCGTGTATTCCCACCTGTGCCCGAACCGGTTGGGTGCGCGGTCTTTTTCGGGGTCGATTTCATCGAATGAGCCGAACGAACTGCCCCAGGCCTTGTTCGCCGCCTCGATCGTGCGGTATTTGTTGCGGACCCACTTGCGGAACGCCTTGACAGTCTGGTCGCCCATCGGATGGCGCACGTTCACGTCCTGCCGCATCCAGCCGCGGGTGTCCTCGACGCTGATGGGCACGTCGCCGCGTTCAACCTGCAGATACAGATCGCCCCAGCGATGGAACTGGTAGAGCCAGGCCACGGAGTTGGCGAAAGGCAGCATCGGTTCGGTGAGACTGATGGCCGATTTGCCAAGCGTGTAGCGCTCGATCGGGATCGATTCGCCGGTGATCCACGCGGCGATGTCTCGAACATTTGCCCGGTCGAAGGGGTACGTACCCCAGCCTTCGACCGTCATTCCCTCGCGGCGGGCGACATCGAGCACGTACTTGAAGGCGTCGCCCTGGTAGTTCGATTTCGGATTGCGCATGTCATCGTAGAGCCAGGGCATATTGGTGGGCGCGATGACGTTGATCCCGCAGTCCATCATCTCGCGGAGGCGATCGACGATGTGTTTTTCGGGGAACGGGCCGATTTGAACGTTGGTTCGCATGTCGGCCATGGTCTGCGAGGTGATGATCGGGATGCGGCGCCCGTCGCGAACCATGCAAGTTCCCGGGTTCGGGTTGAATCGCACCTTGAGTGACGTCGCGTCAATCTCGATGGGGATACCGGCCGTCGCGATGGCCACCGGCCCGGTGGCGATGAGCTTGGCCACCACCTGGCTCGTCCATGGGGCCACCTGCAGATGAAGCGTGCCGCCGATGCGGCTCGTTCCGTCCGCCGGTGCCGACAGGTGACAGTCGAACGAACTCATAAACTCCTCGAAGGTGTGGATGAACCGCGTGATTTTGTCGGGATCGCCGCCGTCAACCAGTGTCTTCGTGCCGGGCAGGACAGGGGCCTCGCGGGCTTGGGCCTCGACCGAGAAGGGCATCTCCCAGGCGTACATCTCCGGGCCTTCCCAGATGTTGAGGAAGTCATCCGATGTTTTGTAACAGCGAGCAAACAGCCGAAGCTGCAGCATGTACTCGCCGGGCGAGATGCCGAAGCCCTGCGGGGTGCCGCTCTTGCCTGCCCCCTCCATGTAACCGGGCATGTTGCTGGTCAGATGCAGCCAGATTTCATGGGATTCGCCCGGATAGAGATACTCCAGATCGCGATAATAGAGGTTGTACGCCTGTCCCACGGCAGTGTACTGTCCGTCCTCCTGTTTCTGGAGCAGTTGGGGGTAGAACAAGCACCCGCCGAGGCCCTCCGGGTCGAGGATGGTGTTGCCGGTGTTGGTGTATCGCAGCTTGAACCACACCAGGTCGCCGGCCTCCAGCACGCCCGAGCGCACGAACGGTCTCCGGTTGAAAGGGGGGTACGTTTCGGGCTGGTCGGACATGTCGGCCTTCAGGTTGTGTCGGCCGTTTGGTCGAAGATGTGCGGTAATCGAGCCCAGGTACTCGACATCGAGATCAATTCTGCCGGGCAGGTTGAGATCATGGCAATCGCGCCCTTTTCGACGGGACTCGTCCTCGAAAGCCGTCACCTCGACCGCCAGCGGGAACGCGGGCGCGCCGCCTTCCCATGACAGTTCGTAGGGGATCGGGATGACTTCGTAGGCGGCGGCCTTGCGGGGCACCTCGACTCGCAGGCGGCAGTTGGCCAGCCGGATCTCCTGGCTGTTACTGGGGGTGCTCCGGTATCGTTCCAGTTGGCCGGTGCGATCGGCTTCGCGTTTCAGAGGGTCATAGACGATGCCACCGTCCGGATGGATCGGATACTCAACGACGGGGGCCAGCGGGGGAGGGGCTCCGAGAGCCGCAGGGCCGGGGGTTGTGAGGACAACGATGGCAACGATGGCTGACGTCAAACGGGGCATTCGGATCTTCCTTGGTTGCGAGGTCGTCAGCGGAACGGTTGCCCTGGCCATACAAGCCGCGGGTTGCCCGCTTGAGCGAGTCCCTTTCGGTCCACATGTGTAACGTCTACAATTGCTCCGCACAAGGACGGGGGAAGCGACGTGAGTCAGGACGTCTCGCTGATCACCGAGGATCGATCCATGATTGACGAATGGGACTTGACCGCAACCAACCTGCACCGGGTCTCGAAACGCTGCTATGAGGTCGCGGTTCTGCCGATCGGGGCTATCGAGGCCCACAATCGACATCTGCCCGAAGGGCAGGACTACCGTCACACCACGCACGTGGCCCGGACTGCCAGTAAGATGGCGTGGGATCGTTGTCAGTCGGTGATTTGCTTGCCGACCATTCCGTACGGCGTGGACTGCAACTTGCTGGCCTATCCGCTGACCATCCACGTTTCGCAGGCAACGCTCGATGCGCTGGTCCGGGACATCATCGTCTCGCTGCGCAAGCACGGCATCCACAAGGTGCTGATCCTTAACGGCCACGGCGGCAACGAGTTCATGCCTTTGATCCGCCAGTTGCAGACCGAGATCGACACCCACGTTTTCCTGTGCAACTGGTGGAGGGTCGGCATGGACAAGTACGCGGAGATCTTTGAGGCTCGCGACGATCACGCCGGCGAGATGGAGACGTCGGTGGCAATGGCCCTGTATCCAGAGCTCATTGAAAGGGGCGTGGCAGGCGACGGCGGCGTTCAGCCGTTTCGCTTCGAGGCCATGCGGCAAGGTTGGGTGCTGACCAGCCGTGACTTTGCGAAAATCAACAACCATTGTGCCTCCGGCGACCCGTCGAAGGCCTCGGCCGAGAAGGGCCGTCGGTACCTGGATCTGGTCTGTGGCCGGATCGCAGATTTCCTCGTCGAGGTGGCGGGAGCAGAGATCGACGGCAAGTTCCCGCATGTGCCGTGAAGGCAGACAAGGAGCGTGATTAGAACCTTACGGCCGGATATCGGTGCGGCTTGCGCGCATGTTTCTGGATCGCGGTGCGCTTGGGTTGCGGCCCGCAAAAGGCGGCCCGCCTGAGGCGTTCGGGGGGAATGACGGACACAGGATGGTGACCAGGCAGCAAGGCTGAGGCAAGCAGAGTGAACCGGAAACAGACGGGGCAGCCGCGTGGACTGAACCCAGAACCCCGAGCCCGGACCGCGAAGCCTCGCGCCGGCTCGGTCCTGGAGCATGGAATCGATGATTGACCTTCGAAGCGATACGGTCACCAAGCCCACGGCCGCCATGCGCGAAGCGATGGCTGCGGCGGAGGTTGGTGATGATGTGTTGGGCGATGACCCGACGGTAATTGCCCTGGAGCGGCGGGTGGCCGAGGTTCTGGGTAAGGAGGCGGCCCTCTACATGCCCTCCGGCACGATGACCAACCAGGTGGCGATTCGTGCTCACACGGAGCCCAGCGACGAGATCATCGTGGAGGCGGACGCGCACGTATATTACTTTGAGGGCGGCGCGCCGGCGTCGTTGTCGGGAGTGATGTGCCGGCCGATCCAAGGGCGGCGGGGCATCTTTACCGCTGGTGATGTGCGGGCCGTGTTGAGGCCGCGAAACGTTCACTTTCCGCCGACGCGGCTGATCTGTATCGAAAACACGCACAACCGCGGCGGGGGGAGCATCTGGCCGATTCAAGATATCGCCGACATCGCCGCCTTGGCGCGGGAGGCCGGTTTGCGGATGCACCTGGACGGGGCTCGGTTATGGAACGCCTCGGCGGCTACGGGGATTCCCGAGTGGGAATACGCCGCCCATTTCGACTCGGTGAGCGTCTGCTTCTCGAAGGGTCTCGGGGCCCCCGTGGGCTCGGCCCTGGCCGGTACACGCGAGTTCATCGACCGGGCCAGGCGCTTTCGCAAGCAATGCGGCGGCGGCATGCGGCAAGCCGGAATCGTCGCAGCAGGGGCGCTGTATGCGCTGGAGCACCATCGGCGGCGTCTCGTCGACGATCACGCCAACGCTAAGAGGCTTGCACAGGGCATCGCGGACTGTCCAGGTATCGAGGTCGATCCGGCGACGGTCGAGACGAACATTGTTTTCGTGAGGGTCACCGCCGTGCCGGCCGCAGAGTTGTCCGCGCGACTCAAGGCTGCCGGCGTACTGACCAACGCCGCCGGCGACCGACTGCGGCTGGTTACCCATCTTGGTGTGTCGCGAGAGCAGATCGAGCAGGCTATAGGCGCGTTCCGACACACCATGTCAAGATAGCGATCCGCCTCCAATCCGGTGTCAACCTGACTCCTGCCATTGAGTGATCGCTGCGGAGGCGCGACCCATGCACCCGTCAGGGCGGCCCACTGTTGCCCGTATTATCTTTTTGTTCCCCATTTGATCCTTGAATATGCCTGTGTTTCTGATACAATGGAGCGAGAAAGTATCTGTTCAAGGCGTTGACGGGTGGAGGACAGGTCGAAAGACGGTTCTGCGTGTGGTGATCCGGGCACAACTTGTCGTGCCGTAATCCGCCCTCATGCCGCGCAGCCGTGCGGTTGTTCTCGTCCCACTTGCCGGAGAGAACGTGATGAGAAGCATTGCACATGGCGGCCTGATGTTCATGTGTCTTACGCTGCTTATCATCGGCAGAGGGTGCTCGCCGCATCATCCTGCCGATGACGATGGTTCTAACGATTCCTTCGACTCATATGTTCCCGATCCGGACGTCTACTGCACCCCTCCCGATCCGGACCGTTTGATCCGGCGGAGCCTGCCCGGTGGCCGAACCGTCGAGTTCGCCGTCAATCAGATGATCGTTTTGATGAACGAAGGTACGGAACGCAGCGAGGTCGAGCAGCTTGCGGCCTCGCTGGGAGGGGCCATCATCGGCCAGATGCCGGACATCGATTTCTACCAGATCGAGGTGCCGGCGACGACACAGGCCGAGCTTGATGCCCTCATCGACCAGGTGAAAGCCAACCCCGTCGTGACATCGGCCGGTTACAATGGTGTTCCCCAATTCGACCAAACCTGCCCGGCCCAGAGCGATAACCGGGACATCGCTGCTCAAGACCAGTGTTCGTTCGCCGAGACTGAATACTACCAGGCGGTCACGATGTTCGACTTTTTCCGTCAGCACCTGACGCTATACCCGGTCAGGGTGGGCGTCATTGACTCGGGTGTTGATCCCTCCACGCATGAGTTCGATGATGTGAGCATTCTCTACCTGAATGACATCGCCGGAAGGCCCGAAGACACGCACCCCCACCGACACGGCACAGCAGTAGCGGGGATCATCGCGGCCGACAACGATTTCGTTGGTGTCAACGGCATCGCATCACGGCTTATCGGAGACCGTCTTCGTCTTATCGTCGGCCGCGCGAGCGACGATGCCGGTGTTATCGTTTACACGGGCTTGGCTGCGGCCGCAGGTGCCGACGTCATCAATCTGAGCTTCGGTTGGTCGGAGTCTGACCCGCACATCGAGACCGTGCGGAACATCTGGGTCAGGCTGATGCAACGGCACAGCGGCGCGTTATTCGTTTGCGCGGCAGGGAACGAATCCACGGAGTTGACCGGCCTGAACCACGCTCCAGGCGGCATCGGGTTGTCGAATGTCTTGACTGTGGCCGCAACGGCGCAGTGCAATCCGACCCAGCTCTCAACGATGAGCAACTACGGCATCGCTGTCGACATTGCGGCGCCGGGCGAGAATGTGCCCGTCGTGGCTCCCGACGGGACGTACGTCGGTCGTTCCGGAACATCCTTCTCGGCGCCCATGGTTGCCGCGCTGGCCGCCGTGCTCAAGTCGATCGACCCGACCCTGACGCCGGCCCGGCTCAAGCATCACATCGCGGCGCGTGGGTATCCGCTGGCCGACGGCAGCCCGTTTGGAAGAATCGTTTTCACCACGAGCATTCAGGAGTTGTTGCTGGACATGGGCGTGGGCGATCCGATTCGCTCGTGGATTGATCCGGTTGGGCGTCACCACGCCGAGGCGTCGGGACTGGTGCTCAGTCGGCTCTGCCCGCCCGGCATGTACTTTACCATTGACGGATACGGATTGCATTCCGTTCAGGCCGGCGGCGGAGCGCTGGTTGGAGCGATCGGCGGCCCGGCGGCGCCGCCCGCGTTCTGTATCAACGCGCAAGACGGTGAGGTGTACCTCGAAATCGCCGGCCCGCGCATGGGCCAGTTTGCCCTCGGCTCGTACAGCATCGAGAGGATCGCAATCGGTGGCGGCGTTGCCGGGGTCAGCTTTCAGGATCACGGTTCCATTGATGCCGGCCCGGGAGTTTCAGGGACGCTCACTTTTGAGACGTGTCGTATCGACCAACGCGACCCCTGGGGAAGCAGGCATCCCATGATTGTGTATGTTACAGGAGGTTTTGAAGGTTTTTTAGAGGTGACGCACTCGGACGGCGGTGGTCCCACGCTCAACGAGTTCGAGGGAGGTTTCAATATGCCGCTCGTTGTGAGCCCGAACGCCGGCGACGAGGTATTCGAGTACCTGGAGAACAACTGCGAGGGCGGCATCCCGACCTCGCCGACCGAACCGTGAGCGGTCGATGCAACCGGCGGATCACCCGCGAAGACTCTCCTACTCTACAAGGGGGGAGCGGGAGCGGGTCGCGCTCTCCTGCGAACGCCGGATGCCCCGGGCGGCTTGCCGGTCAATGCTCAGCGAGGCAGCTTCGGACGGCAGGGTCTGCAGGGCCATCCGAACGCCGCAAACCGTTGGAACGCAAGACTTCCTAAGGCGGACCGCCTTTTTCCGGGCCGCAACCCAAACGCTCTTCGATCCAGAAACATGCGCGCAGAATGCGTACCAGTCGCGACGCAAGAGACTAAAGCTTCCAGGCCTTGGCGAAGGCCTTGAAGCTGCGGTCATACGTGCGCTCGGCCTCGGGCGGGAAGCAGCAACCGGGCAGTTGGCGGGATGCCAGGTGGTATTGCAGGCATTCGCAGCAGATACCCTTGCGCTCGCAACCGCCATAGGTGCACGTGCAGTCCTTGAGATTCGTTTTCTGTCGACACTCCATGATCGATTCTCCTCCGCTCGTCATCTCGTCCGGGTAGGCGTGATCGCGAACAGGACGCACTCGGGATGGACGCGTGTTTGTCCGGCGACGCGTCCATCTCGTATTGCCAAACGTCTTGCAGACTACTTCTTCTCCGCCGGCTCACCGATGGGCTTGATCATCACGTACCGGAATTTGATGGGCTTGTGGTCGCCCTGGAGCAGGATCGGGCCGGTCGGGTCGCCATCCTTGATTTTGAGTTCGCCGTACAGGTGCGTCGCCCTGGGGGGCTCATAGTTGTCGATGATCTTCTCCCCGTTCAAGAAGACCGTGATCTTCTTGCCGATCATCGTGGCGTAGACGCTCTGCCACTCGCCGTCCGGTTTGCTGACGTTCCTGGACGGAGCTTTCTGGCCGTAAATTCCGCCGTTGCCCCAATCCCTGGGTTTGTCCGACGGCACGCCATGATCCGCCTGAATCTGGATCTCATACTGGCCGCGGAGAAAGACCCCGCTGTTGCCGTTCTTGGGCACGAGGTACTCGTAATAAATCTCGAAGTCGCCGAACTTCTTCTCGCTGAAGATGTTGGTCCCGTGTTCGCCCTCCTTGAAGTCGCTGACGAGAATACCGTTCTCCACCTTCCAAGAGTTGGGGCGGTTTTCGGGGATCGATTTCCAGCCCTTGAGGTTCTTTCCGTTGAAGAGCTTGATCCAGCCCTTTCCTCGCGGGGCATGCTCCTTGTCAAGATAGGCCGGCTGGGTCGCCGCGGCGTCCTCGCGCTTGGCTTGCCGCTCGCCGGCTTCCTTCTTCTGGCCCTCTGCCGCCAGGACGATCGCCGCCGATAGTGGCAGGGTGCCGATCAACAGGAAGTACTTCACATATCGTTGCATGGTGACACCTCGTTAGCATCCCAAGCCGAGCCGGCCAGTCTCCGCAACAGGTCGTCCGGCCAACGGGCCGATCATGATACTCCGTCGCCGGCGTTGAAAACAGGGGACTCCCGACCTTGGTGGACGGCCAACAGGCCGGTGTGCGGAAATGTGCGGACTTGCCCTAACCACCCCCATGGCCACCCCAAAGCGGGTGATGGGACTTGAACCCACGACATTCACGTTGGCAACGTGACGCTCTACCACTGAGCTACACCCGCGTTCCGGCTCTCATGATACGCGCCGTCGCAGGCTTTTCAACACCTGCCGTTTGCGGATACACGGGCGCTTGGGTGCGCGACAATCCAAGCGAGGGTGCCACGGGCAGGCTCTTGGCGAGGCTTACCTGTTGGCCGTGCTTGCGCGATCGGACAAGTTGCCTGCGGCCTGGGACAGAACCTCCGCCAATTGTGTCACGAATCCGAGGGGAGGCGCGGCCGCCGCTTTGGCCCAATCGCAGCTAGGCGGCTGGTTGGTTCCCAGCATCCCCGACCGGACGCCCCAACCAGGGTTTTCGGCCACCCAGCGAGCCGGGACGGCCCGAGAAGCAGGCTGGATGATCCGTATGTTCTTTATGTGCAGATATTTAAGTCTTCATGGTATGGGCGGATGAATGGCCAGGGACTCACCTCCAACGGCCAAAACGTCGGATGTCGGGATCCGCCGGGCAGCGCGGCAGGATTTGGCGCCACGCGAATGAGACGAGAACTCATGAGCCCCAATGCGTTGGTTCATCCTGCAAGGTTTGCCGGGTGGGGCGGGCAACGGTAACGGCGGTTCCGAGCGGAGGTTGCCCATCTTAACGTCGGGTTGGTTGCGCGAGGGGGCTATGAACCGGCAAGAGACTATAAGAGGCCTGTTTCCCGCACGGCCTTTCTGCCGGATCATAGTCCCGGCCATGAGCCGCTGATCCCGAAGGAGCCCCCAAGTGGGCACCGAATGAACGAGGCCGGCAATGTGAAGATTCCGGCATGGGGTCTTGGCAAGTTCAGGAGCGCGGAATGTGTATATGAGATGTTGAACGGGGAACATAGAAGGTCGGGGTATGGAATCGCGAGGATCATCCGATGCCACAACAGCTCAACTGGGGGCTCATCAGCACAGGGCGGATTTCCGGGACCTTTGCCCGTGGGCTGGCCCATTCGAAGACGGGGAGGCTTCTGGCGGTGGGCAGCCGCACGCAGGAGGCCGCGGACAGGTTTGGCAAGGAGCACAACGTCCTGCGGTGCTACGGCAGCTACGAAGCTCTGTTGGCCGACAAAGACGTGCAGGCGGTTTATGTCTCGACGCCGCACCCGATGCACGCCGAATGGGCGATCAAGGCCGCCGAGGCCGGCAAGCACATCCTTTGTGAGAAACCCATCGGCGTCAATCATGCCGAGGCGACGGCGATCATCGAAGCCGCCCGCAAGCACGACGTCTTCCTCATGGAAGCGTTCATGTACCGCTGCCATCCGCAGACGCACAAGATCATCGAACTGGTTCGGAGCGGAGCCATCGGCGAGGTTCGAGTGGTCCACGCAACGTTCAGCTTTCGAGCGCCTCGCGATGCGAACCCTCGTATCTACGGCAAGGAGCTTGCCGGTGGAGGAATTCTGGACGTCGGCTGTTACTGCACCTCGATGTCCCGACTGATCGCGGGCGTCGCGACGGGCGGGGATTTCGCTGAGCCCATTGAACTTGAGGGCGTAGGCCATCTGGGCCCTACGGGCGTTGACGAGTACGCCTCGGCGGTGCTGAAATTTCCGGGCGAGATCATCGCGAACATCGCTTGCGGGGTCGCGGTTCAGCAGGATAACCACGTTCGCATCTTCGGTACGAAAGGCCACCTGGTTGTGCCTTGGCCCTGGATACCTCAGCGAGAAGGCGGAACCAGCCGCATTTTTCTGCATAAGCCCGATGACAGCGCCCCGCAGGAGATACTCGTCCGGTGCGACGAATGGCTGTATGGGATGGAGGCCGATACGGTGGCTGCCAACATTGAGCGACGGCAGGCGCCACCGCCGGCCATGACTTGGGACGACACCCTGGGCAACATGAAGACCCTCGATCGCTGGCGTGAATCGATCGGGTTGGTCTACGAGTTCGAGAGACGTTGACTGGCACAAGCTTCAGACCCGATCGAAGTCGCGATAGGCGACGAGGACCTGCCTCGAAAGTGCTGCGAGGCGTCATGCCCCGCCACTTGAATCGGCCTCGCTGTCATTCCGCTCACTGTCGCGGTTGTGCTTTCGCCGGCGAGGTCGCGATCCGGCGTTCTTCAGCCGGAATCTCCAGGCACATGAAAGTGGGGTGACCGAAGGAGTCGTCCTTTTCCTCCGGGCTGCGAAAACGACCGTTCCAGAAGATCAACAGTCTCTCGGCTTTCTGGTCCAGGCTGACCGAGTACGACCCGCCGAACACGTAGCCGTACTTCTGCTGGTAATACGGGTGCAGGAAGGCCAGCACCTTGCGAGCATACGTCTGCGTATCCATCTGGATGATCGGCGAGCCGACCTGCCAGGTCTGACCGTGGGCCCCGACGGCGTAATAGAGGTACCGGCCATCCGGGCTCAGGGCCATCGAGGTCGAGTATCGGCCTTCGACCCAGTTCAGTCCGATCAGTTCCGTTCGTTCCTCG
This portion of the Phycisphaerae bacterium genome encodes:
- a CDS encoding Gfo/Idh/MocA family oxidoreductase, which produces MPQQLNWGLISTGRISGTFARGLAHSKTGRLLAVGSRTQEAADRFGKEHNVLRCYGSYEALLADKDVQAVYVSTPHPMHAEWAIKAAEAGKHILCEKPIGVNHAEATAIIEAARKHDVFLMEAFMYRCHPQTHKIIELVRSGAIGEVRVVHATFSFRAPRDANPRIYGKELAGGGILDVGCYCTSMSRLIAGVATGGDFAEPIELEGVGHLGPTGVDEYASAVLKFPGEIIANIACGVAVQQDNHVRIFGTKGHLVVPWPWIPQREGGTSRIFLHKPDDSAPQEILVRCDEWLYGMEADTVAANIERRQAPPPAMTWDDTLGNMKTLDRWRESIGLVYEFERR
- a CDS encoding DUF6485 family protein, with the translated sequence MECRQKTNLKDCTCTYGGCERKGICCECLQYHLASRQLPGCCFPPEAERTYDRSFKAFAKAWKL
- a CDS encoding DUF1080 domain-containing protein; protein product: MQRYVKYFLLIGTLPLSAAIVLAAEGQKKEAGERQAKREDAAATQPAYLDKEHAPRGKGWIKLFNGKNLKGWKSIPENRPNSWKVENGILVSDFKEGEHGTNIFSEKKFGDFEIYYEYLVPKNGNSGVFLRGQYEIQIQADHGVPSDKPRDWGNGGIYGQKAPSRNVSKPDGEWQSVYATMIGKKITVFLNGEKIIDNYEPPRATHLYGELKIKDGDPTGPILLQGDHKPIKFRYVMIKPIGEPAEKK
- a CDS encoding S8/S53 family peptidase, with product MRSIAHGGLMFMCLTLLIIGRGCSPHHPADDDGSNDSFDSYVPDPDVYCTPPDPDRLIRRSLPGGRTVEFAVNQMIVLMNEGTERSEVEQLAASLGGAIIGQMPDIDFYQIEVPATTQAELDALIDQVKANPVVTSAGYNGVPQFDQTCPAQSDNRDIAAQDQCSFAETEYYQAVTMFDFFRQHLTLYPVRVGVIDSGVDPSTHEFDDVSILYLNDIAGRPEDTHPHRHGTAVAGIIAADNDFVGVNGIASRLIGDRLRLIVGRASDDAGVIVYTGLAAAAGADVINLSFGWSESDPHIETVRNIWVRLMQRHSGALFVCAAGNESTELTGLNHAPGGIGLSNVLTVAATAQCNPTQLSTMSNYGIAVDIAAPGENVPVVAPDGTYVGRSGTSFSAPMVAALAAVLKSIDPTLTPARLKHHIAARGYPLADGSPFGRIVFTTSIQELLLDMGVGDPIRSWIDPVGRHHAEASGLVLSRLCPPGMYFTIDGYGLHSVQAGGGALVGAIGGPAAPPAFCINAQDGEVYLEIAGPRMGQFALGSYSIERIAIGGGVAGVSFQDHGSIDAGPGVSGTLTFETCRIDQRDPWGSRHPMIVYVTGGFEGFLEVTHSDGGGPTLNEFEGGFNMPLVVSPNAGDEVFEYLENNCEGGIPTSPTEP